In Janthinobacterium sp. J1-1, a single genomic region encodes these proteins:
- a CDS encoding alpha/beta hydrolase: MSPIPFKASLLAAAIASGAAFAPAHAAAPAQQNADTTVVLVHGAFADGSSWDKVIPLLQAKGLKVVSVQNPLTSLADDVAAAQRVIDAQTGRVILVGHSWGGTVITEAGTSDKVKALVYVAAFAPSEGEASGELGKDYPTPPGIATLTADAAGFLYLPAESVRVNFAQDLPAAQTRLMAATQGPIHGKAFADKTTVAAWKNKPSYYIVAGKDRMIAPELEQAFAKKINATTTVLQTSHVPMLSQPKQVAEVILAAVAKR, from the coding sequence ATGTCGCCCATCCCTTTCAAAGCTTCCCTGCTCGCCGCCGCCATCGCCTCCGGCGCCGCCTTCGCTCCCGCCCATGCGGCCGCACCAGCACAGCAAAATGCCGACACCACCGTGGTGCTGGTGCATGGCGCGTTTGCCGACGGTTCCAGCTGGGACAAGGTGATCCCCTTGCTGCAGGCCAAGGGCTTGAAAGTGGTGTCCGTGCAAAATCCGCTGACGTCCCTGGCCGACGATGTGGCAGCCGCCCAGCGCGTGATCGACGCGCAGACCGGCCGCGTGATCCTGGTGGGCCATTCCTGGGGCGGCACCGTCATCACGGAGGCGGGCACCAGCGACAAGGTCAAGGCGCTGGTCTATGTGGCGGCCTTTGCGCCGTCCGAAGGTGAGGCATCGGGCGAGCTGGGCAAGGACTATCCGACGCCGCCGGGCATCGCCACCCTGACAGCGGACGCCGCCGGCTTCCTGTACTTGCCGGCCGAATCGGTGCGCGTCAATTTCGCCCAGGACCTGCCCGCCGCGCAGACGCGCTTGATGGCCGCCACCCAGGGCCCGATCCACGGCAAGGCGTTTGCCGACAAGACCACCGTGGCCGCCTGGAAAAACAAGCCCAGCTATTACATCGTGGCCGGCAAGGACCGTATGATCGCGCCGGAACTGGAACAGGCGTTCGCGAAGAAAATCAACGCCACCACCACCGTGCTGCAAACCAGCCATGTGCCGATG
- a CDS encoding MarR family transcriptional regulator produces MPSSSLDDKLCFQLYATSLKMTQLYKPMLTAINLTYPQYLVMLVLWDQEGLGIKDLAERLQQDSGSITPLVKRLEAEGYLLRARDPRDERNRVLTLTPAGRQLRQASSAIDQAIADNCSVIAPEFEVMMEGLRKLNARLGG; encoded by the coding sequence ATGCCCTCCTCCAGCCTCGACGATAAATTGTGTTTCCAGCTGTACGCCACCTCGCTGAAAATGACCCAGCTCTACAAGCCGATGCTCACCGCCATCAATCTGACCTATCCGCAATACCTGGTCATGCTGGTGCTGTGGGACCAGGAAGGCCTGGGCATCAAGGACCTGGCCGAGCGCCTGCAGCAGGATTCCGGCTCGATCACGCCGCTGGTCAAGCGCCTCGAGGCGGAGGGCTATCTGCTGCGCGCACGCGATCCGCGCGACGAGCGCAACCGCGTGCTGACCCTGACGCCGGCCGGCCGCCAGCTGCGCCAGGCCAGCAGCGCCATCGACCAGGCGATTGCCGACAACTGCAGCGTGATCGCGCCGGAATTCGAGGTCATGATGGAAGGCTTGCGCAAGCTGAACGCCAGGCTGGGCGGCTGA
- a CDS encoding cytochrome c biogenesis protein CcsA, with amino-acid sequence MQTYFFFLAAVAYAVCALLPSSQGRLIAALTGLAWLSHGATLWFDLMAPGTLRFGFSAMLSAALWVSVGAYWIENRNFSLDGLRRMVMPCAVLAIGLAWAFPGNQVVLEGKSAVFGWHITVAVLAYSTLTIAAFHAVLMALQESRLHTRSERRGFLSSALDQLPALLTMEKLLFRMIGLGFILLSLTVLSGIVFSEQLFGKALTWDHKSVFTMLSWLLFAVLLAGRRFRGWRGKTALTFTLAGFATLLLAYVGSRFVLEVVLHRGYL; translated from the coding sequence ATGCAGACTTATTTCTTTTTCCTTGCCGCCGTGGCGTATGCGGTGTGCGCGCTTCTTCCCTCGTCGCAGGGCAGGCTGATCGCCGCGCTGACCGGCCTGGCCTGGCTGTCGCACGGCGCCACCCTGTGGTTCGACCTGATGGCGCCGGGCACCTTGCGCTTCGGTTTTTCCGCCATGCTGTCGGCCGCGTTGTGGGTATCGGTGGGCGCCTACTGGATAGAGAACCGCAATTTCAGCCTGGACGGCCTGCGCCGCATGGTCATGCCCTGCGCCGTGCTGGCGATCGGCCTGGCCTGGGCTTTTCCCGGCAACCAGGTGGTGCTGGAAGGCAAATCGGCCGTATTCGGCTGGCATATCACGGTGGCCGTGCTGGCCTACAGCACCTTGACGATCGCCGCTTTTCACGCCGTGCTGATGGCGCTGCAGGAATCGCGCCTGCACACGCGCAGCGAGCGGCGCGGCTTCTTGTCAAGCGCGCTGGACCAGCTGCCGGCCCTGCTGACGATGGAAAAGCTGCTGTTCCGCATGATCGGCCTGGGCTTCATCTTGCTGAGCCTGACCGTGCTGTCGGGCATCGTGTTTTCCGAACAATTATTTGGCAAGGCCCTGACCTGGGATCACAAGTCGGTATTTACCATGCTGTCGTGGCTGCTGTTTGCCGTGCTGCTGGCCGGACGGCGCTTTCGCGGCTGGCGCGGCAAGACGGCGCTGACATTTACCCTGGCCGGTTTTGCCACCTTGCTGCTGGCCTATGTCGGCAGCCGTTTTGTACTGGAAGTGGTTTTGCACCGAGGATATTTATGA
- a CDS encoding PP0621 family protein, with the protein MTRILFWLALVFLVVFAIRSKIRSLQQRAQQQQRQQPNPFTPPGRVAELPDAELMLCCAHCGVYYPASENVQAKGHDYCSHAHATL; encoded by the coding sequence ATGACCCGTATTTTGTTTTGGCTGGCGCTGGTGTTCCTGGTGGTGTTCGCGATCCGCAGCAAGATTCGCAGCTTGCAGCAGCGCGCCCAGCAGCAACAGCGGCAGCAGCCCAATCCCTTTACGCCGCCTGGCCGGGTGGCCGAACTGCCCGACGCCGAGCTGATGCTGTGCTGCGCCCACTGCGGCGTCTATTATCCGGCCTCCGAAAACGTGCAGGCCAAGGGCCACGACTACTGCAGCCACGCGCACGCCACCCTGTAA
- a CDS encoding sigma-54 dependent transcriptional regulator — protein sequence MPSSRTGAAGGHLAPIAKDSIPQLSGSSAAMQALRAQIVRIAASGAPVAIRGESGSGKELVARAIHAQGARADGPFVAVNCGAIPEGLMEAELFGCRPGAYTGALHERQGLFQAADGGSLLLDEVDDVPLAMQVKLLRALQERRVRKLGGSTDEAVDVRILCASQHGLARGVAAGTFRQDLYYRLNVIELAVPPLRERLGDLPALCDAILARLAPRQDMHLAPAVLAALARHAFPGNVRELENLLERALAFADGGMITVDGLGLPVAVPAAVTALNAGLPGRQLPLPGMGHGGAPIVPLQLFLLQTEREMILQALAQTRYHRARAARQLGISVRQLRYRMQKLQLREPPG from the coding sequence ATGCCCAGCTCGCGTACCGGGGCCGCCGGCGGCCATCTCGCGCCCATCGCTAAAGATTCCATACCGCAACTGAGCGGCAGCTCGGCCGCCATGCAGGCGCTGAGGGCGCAGATCGTGCGCATCGCCGCCTCCGGCGCGCCGGTGGCGATCCGCGGCGAGTCGGGCAGCGGCAAGGAGCTGGTGGCGCGCGCCATCCACGCCCAGGGCGCGCGCGCCGATGGCCCTTTCGTGGCCGTCAATTGCGGCGCCATCCCCGAGGGCCTGATGGAAGCCGAACTGTTCGGCTGCCGTCCGGGCGCCTATACGGGCGCGCTGCACGAACGGCAGGGCCTGTTCCAGGCGGCCGACGGCGGCAGCCTGCTGCTCGACGAGGTCGATGATGTGCCTTTGGCGATGCAGGTCAAGCTGTTGCGTGCGCTGCAGGAGCGCCGCGTGCGCAAACTGGGCGGCAGCACCGACGAAGCCGTCGACGTGCGCATCCTGTGCGCCAGCCAGCACGGACTGGCGCGCGGCGTGGCGGCCGGCACCTTTCGCCAGGATCTGTATTACCGCCTGAACGTGATCGAACTGGCCGTGCCGCCCTTGCGCGAGCGGCTGGGCGACTTGCCGGCCTTGTGCGATGCCATCCTGGCCCGCCTGGCGCCACGGCAAGACATGCACCTGGCGCCGGCGGTCCTGGCGGCGCTGGCGCGCCATGCTTTTCCCGGCAATGTGCGCGAACTGGAAAACCTGCTGGAGCGGGCGCTGGCCTTTGCCGATGGCGGCATGATCACGGTCGATGGGCTGGGCTTGCCTGTGGCGGTACCGGCGGCGGTGACGGCGCTGAACGCCGGCTTGCCCGGCCGGCAATTGCCGCTGCCCGGCATGGGGCATGGCGGCGCGCCTATCGTGCCGCTGCAGCTGTTCCTGCTGCAAACCGAGCGCGAGATGATCTTGCAGGCCCTGGCGCAAACGCGCTACCACCGCGCGCGCGCGGCGCGGCAACTGGGCATCAGCGTGCGCCAGCTGCGCTACCGCATGCAAAAATTGCAACTGCGCGAGCCGCCGGGCTGA